A section of the Humulus lupulus chromosome 2, drHumLupu1.1, whole genome shotgun sequence genome encodes:
- the LOC133815414 gene encoding uncharacterized protein LOC133815414: MAKNDVVIQSQATSLRNLEIQVGQLANELKNIPQGTLPSDTENTRRDGKEHCKAVTLRSGKNLELTEDNSKSNSELTSIQSSVEKEDRVMNSKISNSDPEVIAAAIPQQNAREKSMSKPPQPFPQRFQKQQQDGQLRRFLDVLKQLHINISWVEALEQMPNYVKFFKYILTMKMRLGEFETVALTEGCSAILKNKIPPKFKHSGSFIIPCSIGGRDVGRVLCDLGASINLMPMSIFKRLGIGEARSTTVTLQLADRSMAHPKGRIEDVLVQVDKFIFPADFIILDYEADRDVPIILGRPFLAIGKTLIDVQNRELTMRVNDQQVTFNVFNAIKFPDEIEECSRLSVIEIIVDEKFHKEAFKDGMGLRSLEKLEDLSEEEERYSCYNKISIVQEDQEKTTFTSPYGNFAFRRMSFGLCNAPTTFQRCMMVNFSDIVEKSLEVFMDDFSVFDESIETCLTNSEQVLARCEETNLVLVDAVLR; encoded by the exons atggccaagaatgatgTTGTGATTCAGAGCCAAGCGACATCCTTGAGGAACCTAGAGATTCAAGTGGGGCAGCTAGCTAATGAGCTAAAGAATATACCACAAGGCACCTTGCCTAGTGATACTGAAAATACAAGGAGAGATGGTAAAGAGCATTGCAAGGCGGTTACCTTGAGAAGTGGTAAAAATCTGGAGTTGACTGAGGATAATTCTAAGAGCAACAGTGAGctcacttcaatccaaagtagtgtggaaAAGGAAGACAGAGTTATGAATTCAAAAATATCAAATTCTGATCCTGAAgtaattgctgcagcaattcctcaGCAAAATGCAAGAGAGAAGTCTATGAGCAAGCCACCTCAACCATTTCCTCAGCGCTTTCAAAAGCAGCAACAAGATGGTCAACTCCGAAGATTTTTAGATGTTTTAAAACAGCTTCACATCAATATATCGTGGGTGGAAGCTTTGGAgcaaatgcccaactatgtgaaATTTTTTAAGTACATTTTAACTATGAAAATGAGGCTTGGAGAATTTGAAACGGTAGCTTTGACTGAAGGTTGTAGTGCGatattgaagaataaaattcctccTAAATTCAAACATTCGGGTAGCTTCATAATTCCTTGTTCTATTGGTGGTAGAGATGTTGGTAGAGTACTTTGTGATTTGGGGGCtagtatcaatttgatgcccatgtcaaTTTTCAAGAGGTTGGGGATTGGAGAAGCAAGATCAACCACAGTCACTTTGCAATTAGCAGATCGATCTATGGCACATCCGAAAGGAAGGATTGAGGATGTACTTGTGCAAGTTGATAAATTCATTTTTCCAGCAGATTTCATCATTCTTGATTATGAAGCAGATAGAGATGTTCCTATTATCttgggtaggccatttctagctatCGGGAAGACTTTGATTGACGTACAAAACAGGGAGCTTACTAtgagggtgaatgaccaacaagtTACTTTTAATGTCTTCAACGCTATAAAGTTTCCAGATGAGATTGAGGAATGCTCTCGACTGAGTGTAATTGAGATAATTGTCGATGAAAAATTCCACAAGGAAGCTTTTAAAGATGGAATGGGTTTAAGGTCACTTGAAAAGCTTGAAGACTTAAGTGAAGAGGAAGAAAG GTATTCATGCTATAATAAGATTTCCATTGTGCaagaagaccaagagaagactaccTTCACTTCTCCTTATGGCAACTTTGCCTTTAGAAGGATGTCGTTTGGGTTGTGCAATGCTCCCACCACTTTCCAACGTTGTATGATGGTGAATTTTTCAGATATAGTGGAAAAGTCTCTTGAAGTCTTCATGGACGATTTTTCAGTATTTGATGAATCCATTGAAACTTGTTTGACTAACTCTGAACAAGTCTTGGCTAGATGTGAAGAAACGAACTTGgtacttgttgacgcggttcttcgctaa